The following are from one region of the Cryptococcus deuterogattii R265 chromosome 8, complete sequence genome:
- a CDS encoding CMGC/DYRK/YAK protein kinase, which translates to MTPADSFPDDPLQLPLFNSNSPYAHHQPHSQLQMPSANSYLGRSASLGRKKDPFAYRSDDVESGFGNMDIIDPGQQQQQPQQPGWGGYGYAQAGYRDPIVSPRSSGYQNVANQPAMNPPPVPSHNLSRPPPTVPEHPSPTTIAANNPYIPARSSDPGPSVTDRSNSYSNSTRNSAADPYHPGAADASQWTEYRRPSMKSRMPSSSSYASKGSDGLSPFISPGMLDTNVGMGSPGHSPLLNPNDIPHAGWSSPSIPHIQPPSPRNYAPQSTATRPQASPVGGRPPPASSRPLSIAASQTQGQTLYPASQPTTPQSRYHPNMPPPQTAPSRSDTGSAKDRRSSSAVSNREEEFRDIRGLADLRAVVNALPNGRRADPDAPGKYLSPLKCLTSSLSETYTLCNPSFRYVTSDNPRRVLTKPSKPVHNDGADNEDWDYILYVNDVLGGEDGRDRYLILDVLGQGTFGQVVKCQNMRTHDLVAVKVVKNKPAYLQQSKMEVAILELLNTQHDPHDRHHILRMLDSFTHKHHLCLVFECLSSNLYELIKQNQFKGLSTQLVKVFTQQLLDCLSVLKDARLIHCDLKPENILLKSLQSPQIKVIDFGSACHEMQTVYTYIQSRFYRSPEVLLGLPYSTSIDMWSLGCIVVELFLGLPLFPGTSEYNQISRIVDMLGNPPSHLLEVGKQTHEFFNITPDAYGRNTYKLKPMQQYSMEHRTDEQPSKQYFKQTKLKDVIMEYPYAKRNVKQNDIDKEMATRRSFVDFAEGLLNMDPIKRWSPQQALKHPFITGEKWIGPWQPDTTTTPKKPVASSSEPSASNSNAPANSVSTPSKKYGGLVQSPPSSRSQRIYSDAAAYNQQLAQHQSYTAQVQAQQNAQRVGPFSPGYNMAQAQAQAQGHAQAAGGGGGGSGYGHHRVVSQQIPSAASRHHVQQRQPSGQWNQQMAPPSSAGYQQRGQSLNNSASHASLRQPPSNVPIISNPPPNSYYPASRHRANTINQMDAIPPALARLVHFGAQDPNGSRNSLTPVLNRDDAIREWERRQQGGHSKQSSLHNASYPQLEYLQEQAELAAMQGQNWMVPGPYPPHHGHGHSHRSSFGEQSQSHGHRTNPSGQYQMQPHIGISPPSANDYRPRPTSEYDPPSSTASARSYGLPTYPPLAATTSHPPGGSASGAVGVGQGVFDAFDGRDGGMGMLYTPLQPNQAYGYQGHAGQHGQGHGSRASYSGPYSSSNPFANQPNSPRY; encoded by the exons ATGACTCCCGCTGATTCATTCCCCGACGATCCCCTTcagcttcctctcttcAACTCCAACTCTCCGTACGCCCACCACCAGCCCCATTCCCAGCTCCAGATGCCTTCCGCAAACAGTTATCTAGGGCGCAGTGCATCCCtcgggaggaagaaggatccCTTCGCGTACAGAAGCGACGACGTTGAGAGTGGCTTCGGGAACATGGACATCATCGATCCTggacagcaacagcaacaaccGCAGCAACCAGGCTGGGGAGGTTACGGTTATGCGCAGGCTGGGTATAGAGATCCAATTGTCTCACCAAGAAGCAGTGGGTATCAAAATGTGGCAAATCAGCCCGCTATGAATCCACCTCCTGTTCCATCTCACAACCTCTCGCGCCCACCTCCGACAGTGCCAGAGCACCCCTCGCCTACCACCATAGCCGCGAACAACCCATACATCCCGGCACGTTCTTCCGATCCCGGTCCTTCTGTCACAGACAGATCCAACTCGTACTCCAATTCTACGCGAAATTCTGCCGCCGATCCGTATCACCCAGGCGCTGCCGATGCATCGCAATGGACAGAATATCGCCGACCATCGATGAAAAGCCGGATGCCATCATCAAGCTCATACGCTTCCAAGGGAAGTGACGGCTTGAGCCCGTTCATATCTCCTGGTATGCTTGACACGAATGTAGGAATGGGCAGTCCTGGTCACTCGCCGTTGCTCAACCCGAATGACATACCGCATGCCGGGTGGTCCAGCCCCAGTATACCTCACATCCAaccaccttctccaagaAACTACGCGCCCCAATCCACTGCAACCAGACCCCAGGCGTCGCCCGTAGGCGGccgccctcctccagcCTCCTCAAGGCCGTTGAGTATTGCTGCTTCTCAAACCCAAGGCCAAACTCTCTACCCTGCTAGCCAGCCGACAACGCCTCAGTCTAGGTACCATCCGAACATGCCACCTCCCCAGACTGCACCTTCGCGTTCCGATACCGGGTCTGCCAAGGACAGGAGAAGTTCTAGTGCGGTTAGCAatagggaagaagaatttaGAGATATCAGAGGATTGGCTGACTTGCGGGCTGTTGTCAATGCGCTTCCTAATGGACGTCGAGCGGATCCTGATGCGCCAGGGAAATATTTGAGC CCTCTCAAATGCCTCacatcatctctctccgAAACGTACACTCTCTGCAACCCTTCCTTCCGTTATGTCACGTCTGACAACCCCCGTCGTGTTCTTACTAAACCAAGTAAACCGGTGCATAACGACGGTGCAGATAATGAGGATTGGGATTACATCTTGTATGTGAACGATGTGCTcggtggggaagatgggagagatCGGTACTTGATCCTTGATGTGTTGGGACAGGGAACGTTTGGGCAGGTTGTTAAGTGTCAGAATATGAGGACGCACGATTTGGTAGCGGTTAAGGTTGTCAAAAATAAACCTGCATATCTGCAACAGAGTAAGATGGAAGTGGCTATACTTGAGCTA CTGAATACCCAACACGACCCACATGACCGACATCACATTCTCCGTATGCTTGATTCATTTACCCACAAGCACCACCTCTGCCTGGTGTTTGAATGTCTCTCGTCCAACCTGTACGAACTTATCAAACAAAATCAATTCAAGGGATTAAGTACCCAATTGGTCAAGGTATTTACTCAGCAATTGTTAGATTGTCTGTCAGTGTTAAAGGATGCGAGATTGATCCACTGTGATTTGAAACCGGAAAACATTCTGCTCAAATC GCTACAATCTCCACAAATCAAAGTAATTGACTTTGGATCAGCATGCCATGAAATGCAAACCGTTTACACGTATATCCAATCCCGATTTTACCGTTCGCCTGAAGTCCTGCTGGGTCTTCCGTACTCAACCAGCATCGATATGTGGTCTTTGGGATGTATCGTGGTAGAATTGTTTTTAGGGTTGCCGCTGTTCCCTGGAACGAGCGAGTATAATCAAATCAGTAGGATTGTGGATATGCTTGG AAATCCACCAAGCCACCTTCTCGAAGTCGGTAAACAAACACACGAATTCTTTAATATCACCCCCGACGCCTATGGTCGAAACACCTACAAGCTCAAACCCATGCAGCAATACTCTATGGAGCATAGGACAGATGAACAGCCGTCCAAACAATATTTCAAGCAGACCAAGTTGAAGGATGTAATTATGGAATATCCTTATGCGAAGAGGAATGTCAAGCAGAATGATATCGATAAAG AAATGGCAACGAGAAGGAGTTTTGTGGACTTTGCCGAAGGTTTGTTGAATATGGATCCGATCAAGAGATGGTCTCCTCAGCAAGCATTGAAGCATCCGTTCATTACTGGCGAAAAATGGATTGGCCCATGGCAG CCTGACACAACTACTACCCCTAAGAAACCTGTAGCGTCATCATCTGAACCCTCTGCATCCAACTCAAACGCCCCTGCCAACTCCGTTTCGACACCTTCCAAAAAGTATGGCGGTCTTGTCCAGAGTCCTCCCTCTTCGCGATCTCAACGTATCTATTCGGATGCGGCGGCTTATAACCAGCAACTCGCCCAGCATCAGTCGTATACTGCTCAAGTGCAAGCACAGCAGAATGCTCAGAGAGTGGGCCCCTTTTCACCTGGTTACAATATGGCTCAGGCGCAGGCGCAGGCGCAGGGGCATGCACAAGCGGCTGGCGGTGGCGGGGGTGGATCAGGATATGGACATCATAGAGTCGTCAGCCAACAGATACCGTCAGCTGCGTCACGTCATCATGTGCAACAGAGGCAGCCTTCGGGTCAATGGAATCAGCAGATGgctcctccatcatctgccGGTTACCAACAGCGTGGTCAGTCGCTCAACAATTCTGCTTCTCACGCTTCTCTACGCCAACCTCCCAGCAACGtccccatcatctccaaccctcctcccaaCTCGTATTACCCGGCCTCTCGTCACCGCGCAAATACCATCAACCAAATGGACGCTATCCCTCCTGCCCTAGCACGTCTGGTGCATTTCGGCGCTCAAGATCCGAACGGTTCTCGAAACTCGTTAACGCCGGTGTTGAACCGTGATGATGCTATTagggaatgggagaggagaCAGCAGGGTGGGCACAGTAAGCAGTCGTCGTTGCACAATGCATCTTACCCACAGTTGGAGTATCTGCAAGAGCAGGCAGAGCTCGCGGCAATGCAGGGACAGAATTGGATGGTACCCGGGCCATATCCTCCGCACCACGGCCATGGACATAGTCACCGATCTTCTTTTGGCGAACAATCTCAGAGTCATGGACACAGAACAAATCCCTCAGGGCAATACCAAATGCAGCCTCACATTGGTATTTCTCCACCGAGCGCCAACGATTATCGACCCCGACCTACAAGCGAGTACGACCCTCCATCATCTACAGCATCCGCCAGAAGCTACGGTTTACCCACGTACCCCCCTCTTGCGGCGACCACGAGCCACCCCCCTGGCGGGAGTGCTAGTGGCGCAGTAGGGGTGGGGCAGGGAGTGTTTGATGCGTTTGATGGACGTGAcggaggaatgggaatgtTATATACCCCACTACAGCCTAACCAAGCCTACGGGTACCAAGGGCATGCAGGGCAGCATGGGCAGGGGCATGGATCTCGAGCGAGTTATTCAGGGCCGTATAGCTCGAGTAATCCGTTTGCAAACCAACCCAACAGTCCAAGATATTAA
- a CDS encoding protein transporter SEC13: MSAQASKPVPVETQHEDMIHDAQLDYYGKRLATCSSDRTIRIFNVIKGEAKGEPVILKGHTAAVWQVSWAHPSFGSILASCSYDGRVFIWKEVGQGQGKGSGGELQDGWERIKEHTLHTASVNSIAWAPYDLGPILACASSDGKVSVLSFQNDGSIEASIFPAHGTGANAISWAPSVLSTASGVSRSQQPSNSLTPQKRFVTAGSDNLIRIWGFDEEQKKWTEEETIKGHEDWVRDVAWAPNIGLPGMYIASASQDRTVLIHSRPSPSSPWTSTPLLPSLPQSQDPHFPDAVWRVSWSLAGNVLAVSCGDGKVSLWKEGVGKGWECVSDFSS, from the exons ATG TCGGCCCAAGCATCAAAACCTGTTCCTGTGGAAACTCAGCATGAGGACATGATC CACGATGCGCAGCTTGACTACTATGGAAAGCGACTTGCCACATGCTCCTCTGACAGGACTATCCGGATCTTTAACGTTATCAAGGGAGAAGCAAAGGGTGAACCTGTGATCCTTAAAGG CCACACTGCCGCCGTCTGGCAAGTTTCGTGGGCCCACCCTTCCTTCGGGTCAATACTTGCATCTTGTTCTTACGACGGGCGGGTTTTCATCTGGAAGGAAGTCGGACAGGGACAAGGCAAGGGAAGCGGTGGAGAGTTGCAAGACGGCTGGGAGAGAATCAAGGAGCACACATTGCATACCGCGAGCG TTAACTCTATCGCTTGGGCTCCTTATGACTTGGGACCTATTCTGGCTTGTGCTTCTAGCGATGGCAAGGTTTCCGTCCTCAGCTTCCAAA ATGATGGGTCTATAGAAGCCAGCATCTTCCCTGCTCACGGAACTGGTGCCAACGCCATCTCTTGGGCTCCCAGTGTCCTTTCTACCGCTTCAGGCGTAAGCCGCTCCCAACAGCCATCCAATTCTCTCACTCCTCAAAAACGATTTGTTACTGCCGGTTCTGATAATCTCATCCGAATTTGGGGatttgatgaagagcagaagaagtggacggaagaggagacCATCAAGGGTCATGAAGATTGGGTCAGGGACGTCGCTTGGGCCCCGAACATTGGATTGCCCGGGATGTACATCGCGTCAGCTTCTCAG GACCGAACCGTGCTCATCCACTCCCGACCATccccctcatctccctgGACATccactcctcttctccccagccttcctcaatctcaagaCCCTCATTTCCCCGATGCCGTCTGGCGTGTTAGTTGGTCACTCGCCGGAAACGTTCTCGCCGTCAGCTGTGGTGATGGCAAGGTTAGTTtgtggaaggagggagtTGGAAAGGGATGGGAATGTGTCAGTGATTTCTCGAGCTAG
- a CDS encoding O-methyltransferase, whose product MSTQQAAETPTSWPVNKEKLNMPSDCKSGDSSAGPTASDVDKYLNSKILSPSFGGDPIFQRISARAEQAGLPNIAVSPQQGQLLTILALSIRAERILEVGTLAGYSTACLARALPNHGQIDTLEVKPEHAKVAQENFIDADLYPFPKIHVGPAIEILRRMETPDEGPYDLVFIDADKSTTLEYFLEGMRLLRKGGLIIVDNAVRSGRIALSQEEDSNPDAVGMRKLYDWVHADDGKSILMNVTQTVGDKFWDGFAIAIKLN is encoded by the exons ATGTCCACACAACAAGCCGCCGAAACTCCAACTTCCTGGCCAGTCAACAAGGAGAAACTCAATATGCCCTCTGATTGCAAAAGCGGAGACAGCAGTG CGGGACCAACTGCCAGCGATGTGGATAAGTATCTCAATTCCAAAATTCTTTCCCCATCTTTCGGGGGTGATCCCATATTCCAGCGTATCTCAGCACGGGCAGAACAGGCTGGTTTGCCAAACATTGCTGTCTCCCCACAGCAAGGCCAACTGCTCAccatccttgccctctccATCCGTGCGGAGCGAATTTTAGAAGTCGGTACGCTAGCCGGGTACTCTACCGCCTGCCTCGCGAGGGCTTTGCCCAATCATGGACAAATCGACACCCTTGAAGTCAAACCCGAACATGCCAAAGTTGCTCAGGAGAATTTTATTGACGCAGATTTATATCCGTTCCCGAAGATCCATGTAGGACCGGCGATCGAGAttttgagaaggatggagacTCCAGATGAAGGTCCTTATGATTTAGTATTTATCGATGCCGATAAGAGCACGACCCTTGAATATTTCCTGGAGGGCATGCGGCTCTTGAGGAAAGGGGGGCTGATCATTGTTGACAACGCTGTCAGGAGCGGAAG AATCGCTCTcagtcaagaagaagacagcAATCCAGATGCTGTGGGTATGCGAAAATTGTACGACTGGGTTCATGCGGACGATGGAAAGTCTATCTTGATGAATGTGACTCAAACAGTGGGAGACAAGTTCTGGGA TGGGTTTGCAATTGCTATTAAACTCAACTAG
- a CDS encoding actin binding protein has protein sequence MDPSLPLVVDNGTGFVKCGWAGSNFPDHVFPSIVGRPILRAEERLGTSQLKDIMIGDEAAENRSYLQVTHPMEHGVIKNWDDMRHLWDYTFNEKMGVDPRGKKILLTEPPMNPKANRQKMCEVMFEEYGFGGVYVAIQAVLTLYAQGLQTGVVVDSGDGVTHIVPVYDGFALPHLTRRLDVAGRDVTRYLIKLLLMRGYAFERTADFETVRGIKEALCFTSYDLEMDKKLAEETTVLVENYTLPDGRVIKVGSERYEAPECMFQPHLVDVEQPGVAELLFNTIQQAAVDTRTELYKHIVLSGGSSMYPGFPSRLEKEMKQLYLTRVLGNDTSRLKHFKIRIEDPPRRKHMVFLGGAVLADIMKDKDAFWVTKEEWEEQGIRALDKLGRGD, from the exons ATGGACCCCTCACTCCCCCTTGTGGTAGATAACGGTACAGGT TTCGTCAAATGCGGCTGGGCTGGGAGCAACTTTCCCGATCATG TCTTCCCATCTATCGTCGGTCGACCCATCCTCCGAGCCGAGGAGCGTCTCGGTACCTCTCAACTTAAAGACATTATGATTGGTGATGAGGCCGCAGAGAACCGATCTTATCTTCAAGTCACTCACCCCATGGAACACGGTGTCATTAAGAACTGGGACGACATGCGACATCTTTGGGATTACACATTCAATGAAAAGATGGGTGTAGACCCTCGAGGCAAGAAGATCTTGTTGACGGAGCCTCCGATGAACCCCAAAGCAAATAGGCAGAAGATGTGTGAGGTGATGTTTGAGGAATATGGGTTTGGAGGTGTTTACGTAGCCATCCAGGCTGTCTTGACTTTGTACGCTCAGG GTTTACAAACaggtgttgttgttgactCTGGTGACGGCGTGACCCACATTGTGCCCGTGTACGACGGCTTTGCTCTCCCACATTTGACGCGCCGTCTCGACGTGGCAGGTCGGGATGTGACTCGATATCTGATTAAGCTTTTGCTCATGCGAGGATACGCATTTGAGCGCACAGCGGACTTTGAGACTGTTAGAGGTATCAAGGAGGCTTTATGCTTTACGAGTTATGATCTGGAGATGGACAAGAAGTTGGCCGAGGAAACGACTGTCTTGGTAGAGAACTATACC CTTCCTGACGGAAGAGTAATCAAGGTTGGTTCAGAGAGGTATGAAGCTCCGGAATGTATGTTCCAGCCTCACCTTGTGGATGTCGAGCAACCTGGCGTAGCTG AGCTCCTCTTTAACACCATCCAACAAGCGGCTGTCGACACACGTACAGAACTCTACAAGCACATTGTGCTTTCAGGTGGTTCATCTATGTACCCCGGATTCCCTTCGCGTCtcgaaaaagagatgaagcaATTGTACTTGACACGGGTGTTGGGTAATGACACTTCTCGTCTAAAG CACTTTAAGATCCGAATCGAAGACCCTCCTCGACGAAAACACATGGTCTTCCTGGGTGGTGCAGTGCTCGCGGATATCATGAAGGACAAAGACGCGTTCTGGGTAACCAAagaggagtgggaggagCAAGGAATCCGGGCATTGGACAAGCTCGGCCGTGGGGattga
- a CDS encoding phosphoribosylformylglycinamidine synthase yields MLVLPGSSAITPSRRATLLKLFQSAVPSITSVDAVHLHFVNPTSDEAKSLLADTKSAERNILNALLAYGDNEQLDSTKSFIEAGMKGDVFALYVLPRAGTISPWSSKATDIAKLCRLAGHVSRLERGALYLFTSSGSISLREVRHYLHFIHDRMTQLVHTTLPASAAVFPPTPPNPSALISVPILGADDPHAVLGEANARLGLALSETEIPYLVESFLAAGRNPTDAELFMFAQVNSEHCRHKIFNAKWTIDGHEQKNSLFGMIRNTEKAVHSKGTLSAYEDNAAVMEGYEAPRFAVGGKGDGSYTSQMEKNPILIKVETHNHPTAVSPYPGAATGSGGEIRDEGATGRGSHPKAGLAGYTTSDLLIPDFTQPWESDIGRPAHIASALDIMIEAPLGAASFNNEFGRPALGGYWRTWLMSVKDAEGKEEWRGYHKPIMIAGGLGNVRPQYARKDKISPGSKVIVLGGPGMLIGLGGGAASSMASGASSADLDFASVQRENPEMERRCQQVIDACISRGDGAGNPIESIHDVGAGGLSNALPELVHDSGLGAVFEIRDVLVDDPSMSPMEIWCNESQERYVLAVAAEDLAAFEEIARRERCPFSVVGTATAEERLVVTDRLLGDNVIDISMSVLFGKPPRMHREAQTIHPERDAFDSSLFTYLPAYAGAPKTSLMAESINRVLRLPSVGSKSFLITIGDRTITGLVTRDQMVGPWQVPVADVAVTRSSYGFDVVVGEAMSMGERTPLALLNAGASARMAIAESLTNLAASSVADISQIKLSANWMSAASHSGEGAKLYEAVQAIGMDLCPKLGVGIPVGKDSMSMSMKWPGEKGEQKQVTAPLSLIVTAFAPVNNVEKTWAPVLRTDKGETVLVFVDLARGKQRLGGSAIAQVFKQLGADAPDVEEAADLRAFFQAVQALKKAETVLAYHDRSDGGLLTTLVEMAFAGRSGIEVTVDAISSSGDAVAALFNEELGAVMQVKTDELSAFTDAFVKAGFPTQHIHVIGKALGRENQSVSIIHKSEAIYTGTRGQLQQLWAETSYKIQAMRDEPTGAKEEFDAILDDDDEGLVYNVPFKYLPDVTDAKRLASPPKVAILREQGVNGHIEMAWSFHAAGFEAVDVHMSDIISSKVSLSSFAGIAACGGFSYGDVLGAGNGWAKSVLLNPTARKEFEQFFQREDTFALGVCNGCQFFAQLKEIIPGTEHWPIFKANRSERFEGRVVNVKVSPEAAKSNIFFSDMAGAIVPIAVAHGEGRPSFVTGSLDGLNENNLIPLRYVDSSGAVATTYPKNPNGGPEGIAAVSTLNGRVLAVMPHPERVVTRESFSWFPEEMGKTWEGKGPWFRLFQNAYKFATEGKQ; encoded by the coding sequence ATGCTCGTCCTTCCTGGATCTTCTGCGATCACTCCTTCTCGAAGGGCTACCCTCCTCAAGCTTTTCCAGTCGGCTGTCCCCTCCATCACTTCTGTTGATGCGGTGCATCTTCACTTTGTCAACCCTACCTCTGACGAAGCCAAGTCACTCCTTGCCGACACTAAGTCTGCTGAGCGAAATATCCTCAATGCCTTACTCGCTTATGGCGACAATGAGCAGCTTGACTCTACTAAGTCATTTATTGAGGCCGGCATGAAGGGTGATGTATTTGCGCTTTACGTGCTTCCTCGCGCCGGCACCATTTCCCCTTGGTCTTCTAAGGCTACTGACATCGCCAAGCTCTGTCGTCTTGCTGGCCACGTCTCCCGTCTTGAGCGCGGTGCGCTCTACCTCTTTACCTCCAGTGGGAGTATCAGTCTTCGGGAAGTGCGACACTACTTGCACTTTATCCACGATCGCATGACTCAGCTCGTCCACACTACATTGCCAGCTTCTGCCGCCGTCTTCCCACCTACACCTCCTAATCCCTCCGCTCTTATCTCTGTGCCAATTCTCGGTGCTGACGACCCTCATGCCGTTCTCGGTGAGGCCAACGCTCGATTGGGTCTCGCCCTGTCTGAGACTGAAATTCCTTACCTTGTCGAGTCTTTCCTTGCTGCCGGTCGTAACCCCACCGACGCTGAGCTCTTCATGTTCGCTCAAGTCAACTCTGAGCACTGTCGACACAAGATCTTTAACGCCAAATGGACCATTGACGGTCACGAGCAGAAAAACAGCTTGTTTGGTATGATTCGAAACACCGAAAAGGCTGTCCATTCAAAGGGTACTCTCTCCGCCTACGAAGACAACGCCGCTGTCATGGAGGGTTATGAGGCTCCTCGATTTGCTGTCGGAGGCAAAGGTGATGGATCCTACACTTCtcaaatggagaagaaccCTATCCTCATCAAGGTTGAGACCCACAACCACCCCACCGCCGTGTCTCCTTACCCTGGTGCCGCCACCGGTTCCGGTGGTGAGATCCGTGACGAAGGTGCCACCGGAAGAGGCTCCCACCCCAAGGCCGGTCTAGCCGGTTACACCACTTCGGATCTGCTCATTCCCGACTTCACTCAGCCTTGGGAGTCTGACATTGGCAGGCCCGCTCACATTGCTTCCGCTCTTGACATTATGATTGAAGCCCCTCTCGGTGCTGCTTCCTTCAACAACGAGTTTGGTCGTCCCGCTCTTGGTGGTTACTGGCGTACTTGGCTCATGTCTGTCAAGGACGCTGAAGGCAAAGAGGAGTGGAGGGGCTACCACAAGCCTATTATGATCGCTGGTGGTTTGGGTAACGTCCGACCTCAGTATGCCCGCAAGGATAAGATCTCTCCCGGATCCAAGGTCATCGTTCTTGGTGGTCCTGGTATGCTCATCGGTCTCGGTGGTGGTGCCGCCTCTTCCATGGCTTCCggtgcttcttctgccgACCTCGACTTTGCTTCCGTTCAGCGAGAAAACCCAGAGATGGAGCGACGATGCCAGCAAGTTATCGATGCCTGTATTTCTCGAGGTGACGGTGCCGGTAACCCTATCGAGTCCATTCACGATGTTGGTGCTGGTGGTCTTTCCAACGCCTTGCCCGAGTTGGTGCACGATTCTGGTTTGGGTGCCGTCTTTGAGATCCGAGATGTCCTCGTTGACGACCCCTCCATGTCTCCCATGGAGATTTGGTGTAACGAGTCTCAAGAGCGATACGTTCTTGCGGTCGCGGCTGAGGATCTTGCCGCTTTTGAGGAGATTGCCAGGCGTGAGCGATGCCCCTTCTCTGTTGTCGGTACCGCCACCGCGGAGGAGCGTCTCGTTGTGACCGATCGACTTTTGGGCGATAACGTCATTGACATTTCTATGTCTGTCCTCTTTGGCAAGCCTCCTAGGATGCACAGAGAAGCCCAGACCATCCACCCCGAGCGAGATGCTTTCgactcttcccttttcacCTATCTTCCAGCCTACGCTGGTGCTCCCAAGACTTCCCTCATGGCCGAGTCCATCAACCGCGTTCTCCGCTTGCCCTCTGTCGGTTCCAAATCTTTCTTGATTACCATTGGTGACCGAACTATTACCGGTTTGGTGACTCGAGATCAGATGGTCGGTCCCTGGCAAGTCCCCGTTGCCGACGTCGCCGTCACCCGATCTTCTTACGGTTTCGACGTCGTCGTCGGTGAGGCCATGTCCATGGGTGAACGAACTcctctcgctcttctcaacGCTGGCGCTTCCGCCCGTATGGCCATTGCCGAATCTCTTACCAATCTTGCCGCTTCCTCCGTTGCCGACATCTCCCAGATTAAGCTTTCCGCCAACTGGATGTCCGCCGCCAGCCACTCTGGCGAAGGCGCGAAGCTCTACGAGGCTGTCCAAGCCATCGGCATGGACCTCTGTCCCAAGTTGGGTGTCGGTATTCCCGTTGGTAAGGACTCCATGTCCATGTCTATGAAGTGGCCCGGAGAGAAGGGCGAGCAGAAGCAGGTCACCGCGCCTTTGTCTTTGATTGTCACTGCCTTCGCCCCGGTTAACAACGTTGAGAAGACTTGGGCTCCTGTTCTCAGGACTGACAAGGGTGAGACTGTCCTTGTATTCGTTGACCTTGCCAGGGGTAAGCAGAGACTTGGTGGTTCCGCTATTGCTCAGGTGTTCAAGCAGTTGGGTGCCGATGCTCCTGATGTTGAGGAGGCTGCCGATCTTCGTGCATTCTTCCAAGCCGTCcaagctttgaagaaggctgaaaCCGTCCTCGCCTATCACGACCGATCCGACGGTGGTTTGCTCACCACTCTTGTCGAAATGGCCTTTGCTGGCAGGTCTGGTATTGAAGTGACCGTTGATGCCATCAGCTCTTCAGGTGATGCCGTTGCCGCCTTGTTCAACGAAGAACTTGGTGCGGTCATGCAAGTCAAGACTGACGAACTCTCCGCCTTCACCGACGCTTTTGTCAAGGCCGGTTTCCCAACTCAACACATCCACGTCATCGGCAAGGCCCTCGGTCGAGAGAACCAGTCAgtttccatcatccacaaATCCGAGGCGATCTACACTGGTACTCGAGGCCAGTTGCAGCAGCTCTGGGCTGAGACCTCTTACAAGATTCAGGCCATGCGTGATGAGCCTACCGGTGCCAAGGAAGAGTTCGACGCTATtcttgacgatgatgacgagggTTTGGTTTACAATGTTCCTTTCAAGTACCTTCCCGATGTTACGGACGCCAAACGACTTGCCTCCCCTCCCAAGGTTGCCATCCTTCGTGAGCAAGGTGTTAACGGTCACATTGAGATGGCTTGGTCTTTCCACGCCGCCGGTTTTGAGGCTGTCGACGTTCACATGTCTGACATCATCTCTTCTAAggtttctctttcttccttcgccGGGATCGCCGCTTGCGGTGGTTTCTCCTATGGTGATGTTCTCGGCGCCGGTAACGGTTGGGCCAAGTCAGTCTTGCTCAACCCTACCGCACGCAAGGAGTTCGAACAGTTCTTCCAGAGGGAAGATACTTTCGCCCTGGGTGTGTGTAACGGTTGTCAATTCTTTGCTCAGTTGAAGGAAATTATCCCTGGTACCGAGCATTGGCCTATCTTTAAGGCTAACCGCTCCGAGCGATTTGAAGGCCGTGTCGTCAACGTCAAGGTGTCTCCCGAAGCTGCCAAGTCTaacatcttcttcagcgaCATGGCCGGTGCCATCGTTCCCATAGCCGTTGCTCACGGTGAAGGCCGTCCATCTTTCGTCACTGGGTCCCTCGACGGACTCAACGAGAACAACCTTATTCCTCTACGATATGTTGACAGTAGCGGTGCTGTTGCCACCACCTATCCTAAGAACCCCAACGGTGGCCCCGAAGGTATCGCTGCTGTCAGCACACTCAATGGTAGGGTGTTGGCTGTCATGCCCCACCCCGAACGAGTGGTGACCAGGGAAAGCTTCTCTTGGTTCCCTGAAGAGATGGGCAAGACttgggaggggaagggtCCATGGTTCAGATTATTCCAGAACGCATACAAGTTCGCCACTGAGGGGAAACAATAG